One Glycine max cultivar Williams 82 chromosome 1, Glycine_max_v4.0, whole genome shotgun sequence genomic window, TCCATGAAGAAAACAAGTTTGGTGTTGCTGCTTGTATCCATGAAGAAGAAGGCATGTTTGCTGTTGCTGCAACTTCTTGGTTCCATGGTCAACCAACTCCACAAGAGGCTGAAGCTGTGGCTTTCCTTTTTGCTCTTAATGGGATTAAAGAACAGCAGTTGGGAAACATTGTTATAGAGACAGATTGCAAGGCCATTTCTGATGCGTTCAAGGCACAACAGTTTGATAATTTTGAAGCGGGTTGCATCTTAAAAATCTGTAATACACAAATTTCTGATATTCATAACTGTAGTATACAGTTTGTAAGTAAGCAAGCCAATCAAGTTGCTCATAGCTTGGCTAGAGCATCGAGATCTTATGTTTGTCCACAAATGTTTGATTTCAATCCTTCTTGTATTGATTTATCTGATTCATGATATAATGAGTttgtttcactaaaaaaaataaacttataggATTAGATAACATTTTGTTTAGATGCAATTTTACAGAATATAAACCAGATTCTTACAGTTAGACTAAAATTTATGAATGTacgattatttaaaaaaaaaaaaaaaacaaatcgtGTCAGTCATCATTAATTAGAATCAGTATGTCTAGAGAATCACTTCATATGCAATAATTGACTTGCTGCAAAGTAACCTTGCAGTTTAATTTCTGGTCCACTTATAAACATTTAAAAGTATTAATACTTTTCTTGGtacatttttcatgtttttctacATAAAATTGCTTTCACGCATAATATGCTTTTCAAACATTAAAAGAATACCAATATTAATATGAGTaaattatattagtattttcttttttttattattatatcagacatctttctttttttcatcttacaaaaaatctcttaattatttaattcacaTTACAACTTCCTTCTTCCTAAATGTCGTTTAATGATTTAAGAGAAGATAACTTTTCTCATGAAAGTTTAtgtctaaaatattttcatcttttctttttaacttcATAAAAGACATAACACCattaacctaaaaatattttaacatttttgttttttatatttatattttttttctaattggaCTTGAATCCATATTATTAGTACACATATTGATTGAATATGATCATTTGTTTACATTTGtgtttttaacttctttttttaaaatatttatttttaatgactaAGTGTTTAATATAATATCTCAATCAAAAGCTACATCTTCTTCTATTAACAACTATCCAATAAGAGTGAAATATTAAAGAAAGATTATTACGACATATTTCAATAGACATTAATTAACATTaacagaaaaaagataaaagtaatgaaaaaaaaacatccgatacaatttgagaaaaatatagaaaatgagTATAACAAAGATGTtagaaaaattttatttgttcatatatttcaattaacgttaattaattatattaatagataaaaaaagaaaaagtatcggtcaatttttaaaaaaaaaacacaaaaagatacGAGGATAATTTACTCTATATTTATGGATATCCACAAAAATCCAGTTAACCAAAAACTATCTATTGATACACCGATAAATGCAAAgtgacaaattaattaatgcaaCAGCAATGAGCTAATATGGGTGTAGGACTTTGAACCAAAGTATAAGCGTTCATTCACAATGTCAGTGGTTATTATCAAGAATAGTATTATGATCATTTCCCTTTTCCTTCATGGGAAAGTAATAAGCATTTTACTGTCAGTAATCTGCTTTTAATTcagaatttacaaaaaaaaaaaaatacaagcaaTAATTAATCGGGATATACATTTGAGAATATCATGTACATGCACCTCATTCATCAGCAAGGAACCGTCCGTTAAGATTTTCCATCATAGAAAACTGCATATTCTCGGATGGTTTCCAATGTCGTTTTCTTTGGTTTATAAACCAATTGTTAATTTGCTTCTGGTCTAGCCCTGTTGACTTAGCCAGTTCAATCTTATCAGCTTCCTATACATGATCaagtaaaacaaaatacaagtttaataatataaaaaaaatattatctgtaAAATAATTCATCCAACAATTTTTTAGTACATTTTTTTCATGGCTATCACATTTTTATTACATGTCATATTGATAGAAGAGAgataaacacaaataaaaaatgatatataaattgttGTACGTAATATATCTCAATAACATATATAAGAATTAGATTCACCAATTTGCAggggaaaataaaacacaagAATTGAAGTATTTACCGTAGGGTAAGGCCATTTGTAGTGAACATTCCACCATTGAAGCAATGTTTGTCTTGCTTCCTTCGGAAGCTtacccttctttttcttctttgaaaaCTCGAGTTTCAAAGTACCGATGTGACTCCCAAACTTACGTAAAAGCCTATCTTTGAGCTCACGATCTTCACCCTTTAATTGGCCATCTTGAGCATCACCATCTCCGGTGCTCAAATCTTCGTCCGAAGACACCCCCCCATCATCTAGCAAAATAAtagcaaaatcaaaatcattcaaGTAATTCGACTTCAGATTAATCTTACAATAATACAAAGTTACATTGCTTGTTGTAAAATACAAATAAGTtacaaaaaatgtaaaatactatatgaatttgaattttttttatgtatacgTATGACAAATAGAGTAAATAGTACATAAATTAACATTGTAGAACATTTTTCCTGTATCAtcctattataaatttttacttatgataaatgttattaacttttataataaatatcttaaaagttatattagcaataatttttaattaattgataatgtaaaatttgtaCACTGTAATTTCAACTCAAAAAGTAACATAACAGCATGcaagtttaaaatgaaatttgataACAAAAGGCACAAGGTTTTATTCTATACTTATAATATCAATATAAACCAAGGTGCATAAAacgttttattttataataatttggtATTTGATATAAACTAAAGTATaaggttttattttataatactatCAATATAAACTAAGTAATAATAGGTCAAATCCCTCGTCAGAACTTAATAACTTACTTCAAGCTTAAGTCAATTCTTAAGTGAGTGTGTTGTCATTTAAAAAACCTTTTAATCAAGGTATGTTGGTCCAAATGACAAGAATCTAAATCTATATTTAAATcttgtgaaagaaaaaaaaatactcagaCCGAGTAAGCAGCGTGTAACCCATTGAACTTTGGGATACTTAGCGTCccaaaagattcattttaaaccTCACAAATtgtcatatttaaataaataataatattagtataataaaatcttacgacaatattttgaatttatatatttatggaTCTGTTAAATAAAATACGGAGTCTATTGATTTACACCATCTATTAACCTACTTAAGTGAGTTTCTAATTGTTTAAAAACTTTattacaaaacatttttttaattagcattAAAAAATACtggactttttaaaaatttcaaatcaaacCTTATACCAAATAAGTCAAATccaaaccttaaaaaaaaaagttaaaacctTATAAAACAGAACTTAttctatcattaatttattatatcattttcatccTGAAGACctgaacataaatttaaattaatcctgagagaaacttttgtcactcatGATTTCTGAGCAGGATATCTCAAAGGTGATCGAATAATGGTTAAGTACAGGGTTAGTAGCCCACGAGCACCCACCCACAAATTGCTTCTGACACCCACTCAATCCGACAAGGATTTGACCATCGCATAAGAGTACACTGTATACACACCAGACCAGATCAGAGCAGACCTAAgttggaaagaaataaaagaaagtataaagaaaaaaagaaaaacatcagTGTCAGTGCCTGGTTCCATCCATTGTCACTCACTATGACCCTAACCAAAGAGAAACTCAAAGTTTCCAACAAGGCACACCGtacggcatcatcaaaaccccATCTCTATCATCACAGCCCCAGTTATTACACTTCAGTCTCCTTAATTACCCATTTCATAACCCTTCACATCTTTAATCTTTTCTCTCtattcatacaatttttttattcatacaaattaaaaaagagttACAAAAACTCACGTCGTATTCAAACAACTAAATTAGATTTATTTGGCCTTTCTATTCATACATTACATTTGTGTAATAATTAAGACCTTCCTATTGCTTGAATGCAAAAACACTTGCCCAAAACAAAAGCCCAATACCAAGAAGACATTGGTAGATTGCAGAATTTCTTTAAGTATATTAAGATTCGACTCTCCTATGTGTAAGAAAAAGACTTAGTTAAGTGATCTttactagaaaaaaaattgtggccCTACTACTATCAGATTGAGAATATccttgattaataaaaaaacctcCCAAGGAACACACTGCTAAGTACTAACAAGAGAATTAACAAAGTCTCAGCTTTAAACTGGATCGACAAGTATTACGCATCATGCAAATGACCAAAGGGTCAATGGCAGAGGCCCACAATGGAGCACAAGAGAACAAAATATCGGAAAATGGCAATGACAAGCACTAAGACACGCAGGGGCAAGAGCAGTGAGGAAGGTATATACATATTACATACATCATGGCAATGACATGAGTCACATGAACGTTCTctcttcaaagaaaaaaaaaaaaaaaagctgtagCAAAAATCACAGCGAATTCTGCGGGAGTGCATGTGAAAGCTATAACTCTTTGATTACCCGCTGCACACGGGATTGTTCTAAAAGGTCCTAATTAATATTTCATCAGAACCTGAAACACCAGCTTCCAACTTTCCCTCAGATTCTCGATGCTTATATGTAGAACTATAAAATCCTAAGatttggaaagaaagaaagaaaccatAGCATACAGATGAAAAGTCCAAATTATTTTGGAGATTCGAGAACTTAAGTCCCCCCGGAACCACCACAAAAATGTATAATATGTGTTTTATATGTAAACATCAAAAGGAAGCCATAATAGCCCTTCGTGTAATAGATACCACCTATCCAGCAGCATGATATTTTGCTTATGATTTCTGCATCATTGTAACTTAGGCACCAGCCAAGAACCAAATCCTCTAGGGTTTAACTAACTCTTTAACTTTAATCCCTCggaataaataaatgttaacatAGGAAgcaaattaaatcataaaaagaCAATGTTGCACTACGTAGACACAAAACAGGGAGACGCTATACTTATGATTGGACTTAAAAAGTCAAAACACACAAGCCACTAAACCCGGTCCAATACAAATACATACATGATAGCACTACTAGTGGTTTTGgaagtaataaaattataattaacacgtgaaataaaattactttatttcACAAAATTTCCAAAATGAACAATGCCCTCCAATACACTTTTTAGTTGACGAAAATCATGCAAGACTCATTCCATACTAAAGTGTGATGTTAGGATTTCAATACTCCAATTCCCTAACATCCGATGCACTCACCATTTTATACCTCTATGTAGCATGCCATAGACTTACCTGATCATTGAGGACCGGAACTTTTCTCCACTATAACATAAATAATGAACACGGAACAGTTATTAAGTAGTTTTATCCTTATTATATAACACATTCATGATTCATCAGTTGTGATTTGTAAAAGATCATAAAATAAGACGGAGAGCATGAGTAAATAACTaatctttattttctatttcttaatCTAAAGAGATGACTTTATCTATAAAGACTGGAGGTAATAGATTTTCTTAGCAATTTACTAATGCCTTCAGTCAGATAAAAAAAGTTCATTACACACTTCAATAACATGATCATAAATAAGCAATTCAAACATTCATCAACCGTATGCccaaaaaaacacaaatcagAGAGCAAAATATCACAATGTTCAAGCCCATTTAGAAACCTAATTGAGTAAACTAATAGATCACTTAGGAATCACACTAGATATTCAAGTCGTTTAGGATGATCTGGAAAtgacatatattaaaaaacatagCATAATCAACCATGATAGATGTCAACAACATAGAAAGAACTTGAGACATTCCTGGCAATTACTGTGGTTGCATTTTGACTACATAGGAATGAAATTGTTTTCAAGAATTATATAACGGATTGGAACAAAGTGGGGGGAACTATCCAAAGTTAGAAGCTGGAGTTGGATCAAGTCAAAACTTTCAGCCTTTCAGGTGCTTCTTTCTCTTTGTGGGCTGGTATTTAAACCAAATGAgctgtttttttatctttgccTAGGCCACCAGAGAGTTTAGGAATTATCTCATTGTAAAGTATCCTGGAGATATCTCATGTTCATGTTGTCATTTCTATTTGTAAATGGGTGGGACGTGGGAGCACCTTTTATACTCCTTTCCAATAAGAATTTGacttatcaaaaaaaaaaagccaacaATGCTGCACTAATATGCAAAGAATAAACATAAGTTTGACACATAGAAAGTTCATGTCAATCCAAGAACCTGAAAACTTGCTTCtaacaaatacaaaatccaATTTGACATAGTGATTGCAGTACTGaggacaagaaaaataaaaaaaaataaaaaaaagtagagagAAGAAGTTTTGAAGCAAAGAATTTCACATCCTGTCAACTTTGCTTTTGAGGCATTCACTAAAGGAATATAGGTTGGCAAAAAGCATAATGAAATAGAGTCCACCAAATTAAGGATGCAAACAAAGCcatttacaaattaaaacataacTGAAAAGGTAATCTGTACTTTCAggcataaataataatattttccaaCCTTAACCAACCTGATAACCAATGACCACcctttttaacattaaaaaaagatcaaaatatgGTATTAGAATCCACTGCACTCCAGCCTCCACAATTAGCAAAACGTTATGGGGATTGTAACTGATCTTCTGGCGTGAATAAAATTCagtaaccaaaataaaattctataatAACAAAGTTGACAAccccaaaataaatataaatattcgaCACATGCTTCTGAAGAGGGATGAGGATGCCCATGTTCAAGTTCAACATAgggtaaaatattatataaagaaaCATAATCACGGATTGAACAGAAAATGAGAACAAGATCTGAAAGAACTTAAAGAGAAGTAAAAcatcaatttaattataatcagCTGAGTCCTTTAGATTAAAACCTTATTtcgcaaaattaattttcttgaaCCAAAGCATGAACAGGAGGATAATCTAACTTCAATAATGTTGAGCTCCTTCTTTCTAACTTTACTAACCAACAAGATAACCCAAAGCAACTAAATTccgatttttttataaaaaatctgaCATTACTTTAGCTTCAGACAGACTATCAGCCCCCTAGACAATTCCCAATGAGCATTTTTTATCTCATGACAACATGCATCACCTGTGCTCTATTGGAACTCGATACATTAATAAAGTATGAAAGCAGAATCATTGCATGCTATTACTGTCAGATCATGTGTACATCTAATCCAAAATGGGCTACATTAGaagattataatatttaaattacgtTATTATCATAAAAGTCCTCGAAACATGTAAGTTTCATGTGTGctaggaagaaagaagaaagtagtCCATCTCTATTAATGAAGGGTACCTTCAAAACTTGCATATGCCGAATCACTAATTCACACATATGAATCACGACACATATTATATACTACTATGCCATTTAATTTCTAGTTTCCGATACTACAAATTATAGATAGCATTTCTGCTATATtccacaataaaataatttaagccTGAGCGTATACCTTTTTAGTCTCTAATGTTCAtgataaataaaagaacataagtTTGACAAATGATTATCATAtaacaatttgaatttaatatctaacaaaaaataatccttGCAAATAAAATTTAGGTGTCAAAGCAAGTAAAACCACGATCTTCAAAATATTCACTACCAGCATTTGTTTCTTAGAGTTGAATAGCTATAGCTAGggaagcaaaaagaaaacaaaccttTTATCAGGAGAAATGTTCTCTAACAATTAGAGAACCAAAATATACCAACATCGACCACAACAGCGGGCATAAGCATTACTCTAATGAATTTTCTGTGGAAGATTTTCAAACAGAAACTTGTTCAAAATACGCATGCAGTTACAAGCCTATACATATTGGGGAGCTGGAAGGGGCGTCAAAAGACCAAAGCAATAGTAGtaagaaaaaacatttgatCGGTGGCAGATTAGATAAGCAAGAAGGCCCATTTAAACTCAAGGGTGTTTGAAAACCCAACAATCATATATTGTGTTTGGTCAGTGTATTAAATCGAGGCCACTATTTGAGATGTCATTTAAGAACATCTGCAATGTCAAAATTGAAGAGCCAAATGCAG contains:
- the LOC106799413 gene encoding uncharacterized protein, coding for MHSIIFYILGKFSTSKVEEIVTVLWCLWRRRNEKLWEGVSKPVGLSLQQVFKHLQEWKTQHKRPNTATSHSPHRNSKWSKPPINYMKCNIDAVLFHEENKFGVAACIHEEEGMFAVAATSWFHGQPTPQEAEAVAFLFALNGIKEQQLGNIVIETDCKAISDAFKAQQFDNFEAGCILKICNTQISDIHNCSIQFVSKQANQVAHSLARASRSYVCPQMFDFNPSCIDLSDS